In one Nicotiana sylvestris chromosome 8, ASM39365v2, whole genome shotgun sequence genomic region, the following are encoded:
- the LOC138874642 gene encoding uncharacterized protein, with translation MEDIFKIKQWDPALLRDFVDRFQRERMTLPRVPDNWAAIAFASNLNDKSSEATRRLKESLREFPATTWSDVYNRYSTKLRIEEDTVPQFHHEERSNSRRSETEKRSGKNRYDPYMGPAGKDSRSKQDSQRYDQKSRNKESGSSSRFRNDRNRQESRDDDRSLKARFGGYNFNVNTSELIAVLRSMGDKVRWPKEMQSNPNRCNPDHWCEFHNDHGHKTLECRFLQSKVDHLLKQGYLTELFSEKDTEGVMTPHNDALVISLLVHDTNVKRVLIDPGSSVNIILLRVLREMQAEDKMIPKVHTLSGFDNSSVVTKGEVFQSARAANSGKLSPMWEGLYRVCDIAGKGAYDLETMDGKILPSHWNVVHLKRYYF, from the exons atggaagacatTTTCAAAATTAAACAATGGGACCCAGCGTTGCTTAgagattttgttgatagattccaacgtGAGAGGATGACTTTACCTcgtgtacctgataattgggctgcaatagcttttgcaagcaacttaaatgacaaaagttcagaagccacgagaagacttaaagaaagccttcgagagttccctgcaaccacgtggagtgacgtttataacaggtatagtacgaagttgCGAATTGAGGAAGATACCGTACCtcagtttcatcatgaagaaaggagcAATTCCAggagatcagaaaccgaaaaaagatcaggtaaaaacaggtacgatccatatatgggacctgcagggaaagactcacggtcaaagcaGGATAGTCAACggtatgatcaaaaatcgaggaacaaggaatctggttcttcatcaaggttcagaaatgaccgaaacagacaagagtcacgagatgatgacagaagtttaaaggcaaggttcggtggatataactttaatgtcaatACCTCCGAGCTCATAGCTGTTTTGaggagcatgggagataaggtacgatggccaaaagagatgcagtcaaatccaaatagatgcaatccagaccattggtgcgaattccacaatgatcacgggcataaaacttTAGAATGTAGATTTTTACAAAGtaaagtggatcatctattgaaacaagggtatctcactgagttatttagtgagaaag ataccgaaggagtaatGACCCCacataacgacgcactggtaatatctttacttgtacatgatactaatgtaaaacgagttttgattgatccaggaagttccgtaaatattatactattaagggtattacgtgaaatgcaagctgaagacaaaatgatacctaaGGTGCATACTTTGTCCgggttcgacaattcaagtgtggtaacaaaaggagag gtgttccaatctgcaagggctgctaattcaggaaagctgaGTCCGATGTGGGAAGGACTTTACAGAGTTTGTGACATTGCAGGAAAGGGAGCATACGAtttggagacaatggatggcaagattctaccctcacattggaatgttgtccaCCTAAAGAGATACTACTTTTGa
- the LOC138874644 gene encoding uncharacterized protein yields MTGSLLYLTASRPDIVFSSSLKILFIYVLPCFAAECAYKIWWYSSGGTQIPFLGNVIASDIVACILELTSWLYRTVVFFLVCILFRLICYLQVLRLQDFTQVFHVDSDVESVLREHLRIRRHLRIISHRYHAFILWALMFITASQFMSLLMTTRSTTDLHIYKSGELVLCSVSLLAGLMILLRSATKITHKAQSVTCLAAKWHVCATIDSFDSIEGETPITRVTCGQRFPACSEEDELDNTKFVPAYAYSTISFQKRQALMKYFENNRAGVTIYGFMLDRSSIHTIFGLELSLVLWLLGKTIGIS; encoded by the exons ATGACTGGTtctcttttgtatcttactgctagcagacctgacattgttttcagt AGTTCACTGAAAATCCTATTCATATATGTCCTACCATGTTTTGCTGCTGAATGCGCGTATAAGATTTGGTGGTACAGTTCAGGTGGTACACAAATCCCCTTCTTAGGCAATGTCATCGCGAGTGACATTGTCGCGTGCATTCTTGAGCTCACGTCTTGGCTTTACAGGACCGTCGTGTTCTTTTTAGTCTGTATCCTATTCCGGCTGATATGTTACCTTCAAGTTCTCCGGCTACAAGATTTTACTCAGGTTTTTCATGTAGATTCGGACGTTGAATCAGTGTTGAGAGAGCATCTCAGAATCAGGAGGCATTTGCGGATCATTAGCCATAGGTATCACGCGTTTATTTTGTGGGCGTTGATGTTTATTACAGCAAGCCAATTCATGTCCCTTCTCATGACTACGCGCTCAACTACAGATCTTCATATCTATAAAAGTGGTGAACTTGTG CTTTGCTCTGTCAGTCTTCTTGCTGGTCTCATGATACTGTTGCGAAGCGCGACCAAAATCACTCACAAGGCTCAATCTGTGACATGCCTTGCAGCCAAGTGGCATGTATGTGCAACAATAGACTCATTCGATTCGATTGAAGGTGAGACTCCAATTACTCGGGTGACTTGTGGCCAAAGGTTTCCTGCATGTTCAGAAGAAGACGAATTGGACAATACGAAATTTGTTCCTGCTTATGCCTATAGCACAATTTCATTCCAGAAAAGACAGGCACTAA TGAAATATTTTGAGAACAACAGAGCAGGAGTAACAATCTATGGATTTATGTTGGATAGAAGTTCTATTCACACCATATTTGGATTAGAATTATCATTGGTGCTTTGGTTGCTTGGCAAAACTATTGGCATTTCTTGA